The Rhododendron vialii isolate Sample 1 chromosome 6a, ASM3025357v1 genome includes a window with the following:
- the LOC131328389 gene encoding uncharacterized protein LOC131328389 gives MAIAAIYGDWEDSFAELPQYLEAIKERNPGTQTYIITKETGRPGHVIFDAVFWAFRPAIEGFKHCRLVISVDGTFLTEKYKGTLLVAIGTQVFFHISKVLHNGDLRWHTTDTAPRHLGVNYTRRYNKTVGDQVKLAACEIQVRKFEIELQKLQRFSNGAVNKDLEELPLRKWSYAHDEGRRYGSRTTNLSESFNGVLKEARHLPIVATIRTTFYKCVTYFNNYVVKAREGIESGKTFSKFAMEKYDEWRMRARRHEVIEFERETRIYEVRTSMNPTSPYKGNHRHTVHYLSRHVLATRCNNGGCRARM, from the exons ATGGCTATAGCAGCCATTTACGGTGACTGGGAAGACTCATTTGCTGAACTCCCTCAATACCTGGAAGCTATTAAAGAAAGGAATCCGGGTACTCAAACCTATATCATAACAAAGGAGACAGGCAGGCCGGGACATGTTATATTTGATGCTGTGTTTTGGGCTTTTAGACCTGCCATTGAAGGATTCAAGCATTGTCGCCTAGTAATTAGTGTTGATGGTACTTTTTTGACAGAAAAATACAAGGGAACGTTGCTTGTTGCT ATAGGCACTCAGGTCTTCTTTCATATCTCAAAGGTGCTCCACAATGGAGACCTCCGGTGGCACACCACAGATACTGCGCCCCGCCACTTGGGGGTAAACTACACACGGAGGTACAATAAAACTGTAGGCGACCAAGTAAAACTAGCAGCCTGTGAAATACAAGTTCGAAAGTTTGAGATTGAGCTGCAAAAACTTCAAAGGTTTTCTAACGGTGCAGTAAATAAGGATCTTGAAGAGCTACCCCTACGTAAGTGGTCCTATGCACATGATGAGGGTAGGCGATACGGATCGCGTACTACAAACCTATCTGAGAGCTTTAATGGAGTCCTCAAGGAAGCCAGACACCTCCCTATAGTGGCCACAATTAGGACGACATTCTATAAGTGTGTTACGTATTTCAACAACTATGTCGTCAAAGCAAGGGAGGGGATCGAATCAGGTAAAACATTTAGCAAATTCGCAATGGAAAAGTACGATGAATGGAGGATGAGAGCAAGAAGGCACGAAgtgattgagtttgaaagagagACGAGAATCTACGAGGTGCGAACTTCAATGAATCCAACTAGCCCATATAAAGGAAATCACAGGCACACAGTACACTATTTGAGCAGACATGTACTTGCAACAAGATGCAACAATGGAGGATGCCGTGCTCGCATGTGA